The Argentina anserina chromosome 5, drPotAnse1.1, whole genome shotgun sequence genome includes the window TTGATTGGCAGCTCCTGATCTTTGTTCTGATGATGTATATGGAGTATGGAGGATTGATGATACAGACAACAGCTTCTCAACTCGGCCTTTTCGTATCAAATATGCAAGACAGGATGTCTTTTTATCAATCATGATATCTTTCAATCTGTCTTTTACTGAATATGAGGttatctctcttcctctctgtGTGCCTCTATGTATGCGCGCAGGTATAACATGTCAAGTTATGAGTCATCTACAAGGAATTTATTCgagatgatttttcttttctttgaattATAATAGGTTATAGGTGTCAATCTATAGGTAGAAATCCTTTGTTAGGTTTTTAATGATATAGAGTATCCTTGACTAGAATTTGCATCACTACTGTCTACCAGAACATGATTAGTCCAAACTCGTaataagagaaacaaaaattatCAGTAAAGGTGATAAAAATCTGTATTGTAAAAATGATTTTCGTTTTATGATTCTCACCCACCCGGTAGAACATGATTAGTCCAAACTCGTaataagagaaacaaaaattatCAGTAAAGGTGATAAAAATCTGTATTGTAAAAATGATTTTCGTTTTATGATTCTCACCCGCCCCCAGGAATTTGTTGTAATGTTAATAAATTTTGATGGTAGTAGGGTATATAATTTTCAGGGTCAATCCTCATCTCCTGTTCTCTTGAAGTTTGAGCTTATGCATGCCCCTATATCAGGAAATAGGTGAGTTCACGAAATTCATATCGTTTTCTTGCATGCTTATGATTTACAAATTGTAAGTGATGTCATTACTTGCTTTGGACAAACTGTAGGTCTGACTTGCAGGAAGCTCTGGATGCCAATCCGGCCGCTGTCCATGAATTTCGAATTCCTCCCAAAGCTCTTTTGGGTTTACATTCATATTGCCCTGTTCATTTTGACGCGTTCCATTCAGTGCTTGTTGATGTTAGTATACACATCAGTCTACTAAAAGCTCCTTCTTACAAGCATCCATCAAAGGTATCCAGGTTTGTCACATATTCATCTCTCCAAGTCATTTAGAATTCcacattctttttcttttctgtgaAGTTAATAGTTTTCAAAGATGCCGAAACTATTCTTTGGTTCTTAAATATTTTCTTGAatatatttggtaatttgttttcttttcagtATGCGTAGAATTGCTGAAGGTGCTGGTGGAGAAACTTCTGGATCAAACCAAGTATGTTTTACATTGAATTCTACGAGACATATCTTTGGCACTGAATCTTATGATATTTACTTTAGAatcttttctattcttctattttttctttcaatctttAGATGAAAATATGGTTTTGATCGATATGTCAGCTATTTCCATATATCTTTTCCAGGCCTTTACCCGGACAAAAATTATATCAGGCTTCTATGCAGTATATGGGAatgttaagttttttttttaattacagtTCGTGCGTGTGATTGTATACACATGGCTGTATACAATTTGGACTTCATAGCACGATAAAGTACAACCAAACATAGATGACAGTGTTCCGAATTTGTTTAATAACCTAGGATTATTTATGGTATGAACCGTGAGTGCATTGCATCATGCTAGATCAGGATGTCATTAATTCAATACCTCATAATACTAGAGCACACAGACATGGCATATGGGGTGTGATAGTAGTTATCGTCTTGAGCACTGACTTAAACTGAACATATATAGGTATGACATGGATTTAGAAATTACCATGTTGTCTTGAAACTAGGAtatggtttttctttttccttgatttttttatatttctgcAGAAGTGATATTTCCATGGGAAGGACATGACTAAACTTTGTTTGGATGTTAGAAAAATTGTTGGCTGCTGTTTTACCCTTGAACTACTAACCAAAGTACTTAATCTTTTTTGATAGGACCAAAGGACTCTATCTGATTTTTCATAAAAGGGTGATTACACACAACCACTCCTTATAGGATCCAGAGTTTATAAAGAGATCTACCTGTATTGTCTGCTATCTTGAACTAAGATCTTTTGGGTTTGGTTTGATTGTTTTAGTCTGGGTAGGCTTCGTTTGGGTTGTTGTTCTTGTGCTGATGCACTTTCTTCTCCATCTTTCtgcaatttcttcttctttagtgATGAAATTGTCATTTTTATATGCCTATAGTGAGAACAGAATGTACCTTATGCTTCAATATGGATGCATTAAATTCCTTTAACCAATGCTTGAATATCTTATTAGCTTGCTATTCACAATGCTTTAGTCCTCAAGATGACTTAATTTGGATTTAGTggcagcaatttctggtttataGCTCACTTTCCATCTCTCTTTGATGTACTATTCAATCATTTGCTAACAGTTGATAGTTTGTGATTGACTAGGCAGCGGGGCAATTATCTACTGCAGACTCAAATGGCATCATGCTTCTTAAGTCACTGTTAGCTGCTCGTAGCATACTGCTTGAAGAGCTCCAGACACTTAGCAAGGCTGTTGACCAAGAAATTGATTTGACTGATTTTATATCTGAAATGGATAATATCAATGATTCGTTCCTGCAAGGAAATTTGGTTGCAGCagatgagagtgtttcagGACAAGGCAAGCCACAAAATGGTCTTGAGGTCCTTGCTTAATTCATACAGCAGAATGCTcatacatatgtatatatatatatgaagtttCAATGGTTTAACATTGTCTCTCTTGCTAAACTTCATCgtccttttccttttatatAGAAAACAAATGGCACATCGGGTTCTAGAATTGGTGAATTGCCACAGTCTTTATCAAGGGGTGGTGTGATGAAAACTTTCAATCTCTTGGGAGATCAACTCTTATATCTATGGAATACTTTTTTGCAATTCCACAGGTTTGCTTCTGTCTGATACTGATACAATTATCTTCTCTGTTCAATATATTGCAATACACACCATTATTACCTTTTTAGGGAAAAAGTTGCCTTGTGGTTACTTGATGCAGGTGGCATAGAAAAGCTAAGAAACACCTCTTTGATTTGCTCTTTTGGCAATCTTAGTCAGTAATACACTGTTCTTTGTCCATATAAGTGGTCATATGTACTATAAatgcacttttttttttacccatGGATGGCCATAGTGTTACGAAACCAACTTTAAGAATATCATGATTCTAGTTAGACTATTGATTGCCCTTGATCTAGTCTGATAAATGAGCACTTAAGGTATTAAATGTTACTGTGTGAGAAAACTTAGACAACACAAGATTTGTGTCTTTTGGGCTTGGAATAGGGTGTGTGAATATCTAGGAAGTCTTGTGTTCCATAGAAGAAAAACTGCTTCAGATAGACCTCCTTCAGTATGGATATGATTCATTTCCTATTTATATGTCTTGCCTGTACATGAAAAGACATTTAATTTGTCTGATATATTTTCCGGAACATCTGCGCTTGTTTGTATGGTGATATTTATTCATTACAGGTTTCACAAAACAAAGATACTGGAATACTTGCATGACACATGGGCTAAAGATAGAAGAGCTGAATGGTCAATATGGATGGTTTACTCTAAGGTTGAGATGCCTCATCACTATCTGAACAGTGGGTTTGACGAGTCGTCTAATAACGGTGGCTATAGAAGAACTCCAACTTTGTGGAAGCTGAACGATGATGTAAGTATTCAGTGTCACATAATTTGAAAAGGCAAACTAGACAAGTGTCTAACATGAGATGAGCTAGGGCTGTAGGGGGTAAACCTTCACCTTCTTTATTGCCAGTGTGCATAGTACTTCTGACCTTATATAGATTCTTTAATGCATGTTTCATGAATGCATGTTTCATGGACCTGACTTTGTTATCTACAGCCGGCACAAATTGCTGCTACCCGTGCTGAGCTTCATAGACGAAGTATTGCACAAATGAAGGTGAGCTTTTGCAGTTTGCTTTCACATTATATTCCATGTTATGGTTTTTATATTTGAATGTATTGTTGAAAATTAGGAGcttagttttgttttcttaaatGCAGATTAACAATCGATCAATTCAAGATTTGCATATATTTGGAGATCCATCAAGCATTCCTATTGTTATTGTGGAGCGTGTCATGAATGCACCTAGGCGTACTACTAGTGAAAATTCTTACTTGAGACATTTGGATGTGTTAAGTGCTCCGGGCTTGCAAAGTGGATCTGGGTCAGAATCTGTAAACAAGCAATCTGGCTATAGCTCCTCAAAGAAATCCCGTGTTTTGAagattgttgtttttgtgcatGGCTTTCAGGCTAGTTTTCCTTGCTTACAGCTTCCATGGATTTATAAGTTTACTGTTTGTTCTGTTATCCTTTGCAACTCcctttgataaattttatTCTGTAAACAGTTGCTGTGctgaatttgtttttttgatGGTGTTCACCTAAATTAGGCACGATACCTATCTAGGAAAAAACTTGCCAAGTATTTGTAG containing:
- the LOC126794399 gene encoding uncharacterized protein LOC126794399 isoform X1, which translates into the protein MFRHLGWLVGLPYKSSSSSSSSKRLSNANPASPPRPPPLAAMFDSVHEIAIYIHRFHNLDLFQQGWYQLKITMRWEDSEVTGTPARVVQYEAPDLCSDDVYGVWRIDDTDNSFSTRPFRIKYARQDVFLSIMISFNLSFTEYEGQSSSPVLLKFELMHAPISGNRSDLQEALDANPAAVHEFRIPPKALLGLHSYCPVHFDAFHSVLVDVSIHISLLKAPSYKHPSKVSSMRRIAEGAGGETSGSNQAAGQLSTADSNGIMLLKSLLAARSILLEELQTLSKAVDQEIDLTDFISEMDNINDSFLQGNLVAADESVSGQGKPQNGLEKTNGTSGSRIGELPQSLSRGGVMKTFNLLGDQLLYLWNTFLQFHRFHKTKILEYLHDTWAKDRRAEWSIWMVYSKVEMPHHYLNSGFDESSNNGGYRRTPTLWKLNDDPAQIAATRAELHRRSIAQMKINNRSIQDLHIFGDPSSIPIVIVERVMNAPRRTTSENSYLRHLDVLSAPGLQSGSGSESVNKQSGYSSSKKSRVLKIVVFVHGFQGHHLDLRLIRNQWLLVDPKAEFLMSEANEDKTSSDFREMGQRLAQEVITFLKKKMDKASRSGNLVDIKLSFVGHSIGNVIIRTALTEVMMEPFLRYLHVYVSISGPHLGYLYSSNSLFNSGLWLLKKLKNTQCIHQLTFTDDPNLQNTFFYQLCKKKTLENFKHIILLSSPQDGYVPYHSARIDMCQAASLDYSKRGKVFLEMLNDCLDQIQSPRCENRVFMRCDINFDTSTYGKNLNTFIGRAAHIDFLESDTFARFIMWSFPDLFR
- the LOC126794399 gene encoding uncharacterized protein LOC126794399 isoform X2; the encoded protein is MFRHLGWLVGLPYKSSSSSSSSKRLSNANPASPPRPPPLAAMFDSVHEIAIYIHRFHNLDLFQQGWYQLKITMRWEDSEVTGTPARVVQYEAPDLCSDDVYGVWRIDDTDNSFSTRPFRIKYARQDVFLSIMISFNLSFTEYEGQSSSPVLLKFELMHAPISGNRSDLQEALDANPAAVHEFRIPPKALLGLHSYCPVHFDAFHSVLVDVSIHISLLKAPSYKHPSKVSRIAEGAGGETSGSNQAAGQLSTADSNGIMLLKSLLAARSILLEELQTLSKAVDQEIDLTDFISEMDNINDSFLQGNLVAADESVSGQGKPQNGLEKTNGTSGSRIGELPQSLSRGGVMKTFNLLGDQLLYLWNTFLQFHRFHKTKILEYLHDTWAKDRRAEWSIWMVYSKVEMPHHYLNSGFDESSNNGGYRRTPTLWKLNDDPAQIAATRAELHRRSIAQMKINNRSIQDLHIFGDPSSIPIVIVERVMNAPRRTTSENSYLRHLDVLSAPGLQSGSGSESVNKQSGYSSSKKSRVLKIVVFVHGFQGHHLDLRLIRNQWLLVDPKAEFLMSEANEDKTSSDFREMGQRLAQEVITFLKKKMDKASRSGNLVDIKLSFVGHSIGNVIIRTALTEVMMEPFLRYLHVYVSISGPHLGYLYSSNSLFNSGLWLLKKLKNTQCIHQLTFTDDPNLQNTFFYQLCKKKTLENFKHIILLSSPQDGYVPYHSARIDMCQAASLDYSKRGKVFLEMLNDCLDQIQSPRCENRVFMRCDINFDTSTYGKNLNTFIGRAAHIDFLESDTFARFIMWSFPDLFR
- the LOC126794399 gene encoding uncharacterized protein LOC126794399 isoform X3, yielding MILTRPQEFVVMLINFDGSRVYNFQGQSSSPVLLKFELMHAPISGNRSDLQEALDANPAAVHEFRIPPKALLGLHSYCPVHFDAFHSVLVDVSIHISLLKAPSYKHPSKVSSMRRIAEGAGGETSGSNQAAGQLSTADSNGIMLLKSLLAARSILLEELQTLSKAVDQEIDLTDFISEMDNINDSFLQGNLVAADESVSGQGKPQNGLEKTNGTSGSRIGELPQSLSRGGVMKTFNLLGDQLLYLWNTFLQFHRFHKTKILEYLHDTWAKDRRAEWSIWMVYSKVEMPHHYLNSGFDESSNNGGYRRTPTLWKLNDDPAQIAATRAELHRRSIAQMKINNRSIQDLHIFGDPSSIPIVIVERVMNAPRRTTSENSYLRHLDVLSAPGLQSGSGSESVNKQSGYSSSKKSRVLKIVVFVHGFQGHHLDLRLIRNQWLLVDPKAEFLMSEANEDKTSSDFREMGQRLAQEVITFLKKKMDKASRSGNLVDIKLSFVGHSIGNVIIRTALTEVMMEPFLRYLHVYVSISGPHLGYLYSSNSLFNSGLWLLKKLKNTQCIHQLTFTDDPNLQNTFFYQLCKKKTLENFKHIILLSSPQDGYVPYHSARIDMCQAASLDYSKRGKVFLEMLNDCLDQIQSPRCENRVFMRCDINFDTSTYGKNLNTFIGRAAHIDFLESDTFARFIMWSFPDLFR